A DNA window from Calliphora vicina chromosome 1, idCalVici1.1, whole genome shotgun sequence contains the following coding sequences:
- the LOC135958766 gene encoding small G protein signaling modulator 3 homolog — protein MEMAKSLFGRDHDGYVGRDEHTKKLQTLSSEDDVIDELPNMMEELSVVDGLRPNPGGPFSALTPSMWPQEILAKLGQPEAETSAGPNDQPDYRFDEFGFRVEEEDGPEQNSNKLLSIPFVEEAQHRLQWIAHLEFSHNKEATELTWEHVDVMLPRTEKLRNMVREGIPHSLRAQMWMRLSGALAKKQKCETSYQDIIKASANDQLMTSKQIEKDLLRILPTNACFSNPNGTGIPRLRRILRGIAWLYPDIGYCQGTGVIAACLLLFMEEENAFWMMATVVEDLLPASYYSSTLLGIQADQRVMQTLIANYLSAVDDSLKKHDIELSLITLHWFLTLFANVVHMKILVRIWDWFFYEGSIVLFQLTLGMLKMKEKDLHNLENSAQIFNSLSDIPGEVDDVEDLFKLALEVGGSLSQTVIDTHRRRHLAYLMADQGGLVGNPEAVPNLPKQHLARRQVRKSKSILETLLFRGENAGDEIKNKNIRQTEILVDLREAILKVARHFITIEPKLANHIQLTADYSTQSHAKDHENFINVARTRKRRAKALHDFERHDDDELGFRKNDIITIVSQKDEHCWVGELNGLRGWFPAKFVELLDERSKQYTSAGDDAISETVTDLVRGTLAPAVKAFLEHGMKRPSFLGGPIHPWLFIEEAASREVEKDFESVYSRLVLCKTYRLDEDGKVLTPEELLYRCVQSINQSHDEAHAQMDVKLRSLICLGLNEQVLHLWLEVLCSCIEVVQKWYHSWSFIDSPGWVQIKCELRILAQFAFNLNPDWELPPKRGKESQPLKDGVRDMLVKHHLFSWDL, from the exons ATGGAAATGGCTAAAAGTTTATTTGGCCGAGATCATGACGGCTATGTTGGCAGAGATGAACATACG aaaaaactacaaacattaaGTTCAGAAGATGACGTTATTGATGAGTTGCCCAATATGATGGAGGAGTTAAGTGTGGTGGATGGTTTAAGACCCAATCCGGGAGGTCCATTTTCAGCATTAACGCCTTCGATGTGGCCACAAGAAATCTTAGCTAAACTGGGACAACCCGAAGCGGAGACTTCCGCAGGGCCCAATGATCAACCAGACTATAGATTTGATGAATTTGGTTTCCGGGTGGAGGAAGAAGATGGTCCtgaacaaaattcaaataaattattaagcATACCCTTTGTAGAGGAAGCTCAGCATCGTTTGCAATGGATTGCCCATTTGGAATTTTCCCACAATAAAGAGGCTACTGAATTGACCTGGGAACATGTCGATGTTATGCTACCACGCACTGAAAAATTGAGGAATATGGTAAGGGAGGGCATACCCCATTCGCTGAGAGCTCAAATGTGGATGCGTTTATCGGGTGCTCTGGCCAAGAAACAAAAATGTGAAACTAGCTATCAGGATATAATTAAGGCTTCAGCAAATGATCAATTAATGACTTCAAAACAAATCGAAAAAGATTTATTGCGTATATTACCCACTAACGCGTGTTTTAGTAATCCCAATGGTACTGGTATACCACGACTAAGGCGCATTTTGCGTGGTATTGCATGGTTGTATCCGGACATTGGCTACTGCCAAGGGACGGGTGTCATAGCAGCCTGTTTACTTTTGTTTATGGAAGAAGAAAATGCTTTCTGGATGATGGCTACTGTAGTAGAAGATCTCTTGCCAGCTTCGTACTACTCTTCAACTTTGTTGGGCATACAGGCCGATCAACGTGTCATGCAAACACTTATTGCTAATTATCTTTCAGCTGTGGATGATTCACTAAAGAAACACGACATAGAATTATCCTTAATAACATTGCACTGGTTTTTGACACTGTTTGCCAATGTGGTGCACATGAAGATATTGGTACGCATCTGGGATTGGTTTTTCTATGAAGGCAGTATTGTGCTCTTTCAACTGACTTTGGGTATGTTGAAGATGAAGGAGAAAGATTTACACAATCTTGAGAATTCGgctcaaatatttaattcattgtCGGATATACCGGGTGAAGTGGATGATGTGGAG GATCTTTTTAAACTCGCCCTAGAAGTTGGAGGCTCTTTGAGTCAAACGGTTATTGACACACATCGTCGTCGTCACTTGGCCTACTTAATGGCCGATCAGGGAGGTTTGGTTGGCAATCCCGAAGCTGTACCCAATTTACCCAAACAACATTTGGCACGACGACAGGTGCGCAAATCAAAGTCAATACTCGAAACTTTACTATTCCGTGGCGAGAACGCCGGTGAtgagattaaaaataaaaatatcagaCAGACAGAGATTTTGGTTGATTTACGTGAAGCAATACTGAAAGTAGCTAGGCATTTTATAACGATTGAGCCCAAATTGGCCAATCACATTCAATTGACAGCCGATTATAGTACACAGTCGCATGCTAAAGACCATGAGAACTTCATAAATGTAGCCAGGACACGTAAGAGAAGAGCCAAGGCTCTGCATGACTTTGAAAGGCATGACGATGATGAATTGGGCTTTAGAAAGAACGATATAATAACTATTGTAAGTCAAAAGGATGAACACTGCTGGGTTGGAGAACTAAACGGTTTAAGAGGTTGGTTTCCGgctaaatttgttgaacttttgGATGAACGTAGTAAACAGTATACTTCGGCGGGAGATGATGCTATATCAGAGACTGTAACTGATTTGGTAAGAGGAACATTGGCGCCAGCTGTTAAGGCTTTTCTAGAGCATGGTATGAAAAGGCCCTCTTTCTTAGGAGGACCCATACATCCCTGGTTATTTATAGAAGAGGCAGCCTCCAGAGAGGTTGAAAAAGACTTTGAATCTGTTTATAGCCGTTTGGTATTGTGCAAAACTTATCGTTTAGATGAAGATGGAAAAGTTCTCACACCCGAGGAACTTTTATATCGCTGTGTACAATCAATTAATCAATCTCATGATGAAGCTCACGCTCAAATGGACGTTAAATTAAGGTCGTTAATTTGTTTGGGTCTTAACGAGCAGGTCTTGCATTTATGGCTAGAAGTATTATGTTCTTGTATAGAGGTGGTGCAAAAATGGTATCATTCCTGGTCATTTATTGATTCTCCCGGCTGGGTGCAAATAAAATGCGAACTACGTATATTGGCTCAGTTTGCATTTAATCTAAATCCCGACTGGGAGTTACCACCCAAGCGTGGCAAGGAATCGCAACCTCTTAAAGATGGTGTACGTGATATGTTGGTCAAACACCATTTATTCTCTTGGGATTTGTGA
- the SIDL gene encoding trafficking protein particle complex subunit 10, translating to MNFKPTITYTGAAPLFRSLESQISNAIPLDTCEWRRTLHRPTKHVRLDAQFHPLNEKILEKYKNGEWSIVEHPILHIYVTECNDLDSYKKTTHEEIDNWLKVLTSYDVSDWMILLVETIDVRKTKNLLQRTTVLDKIRLDFGAKNDDRCISVLNPAKFEQKSTESFRCLVQRIRFLMLTSYNRNIGKYEELIRSKREKRNHDGWDFRQYFFLQEDLALVFENLELYTEALIQYDELDAIFSQFITNSSFGEKQKWLEYFRRPLTSFHGICLRRKDRFEWREKIRSDGVSLLEFRNYLFERQAYLLQQSNDTPCIAKRLLGFLFSTLREVELIKLECQEGALACWEFVCALEVLQVCELSMEPQEVTCFQHCAPIWNLAKDKLYELGKLCGLLPGCTPTSAQLHIVVQLSAGIGDTPMDQQQFLNPTPQQRERSPARRPRKSAPEQLKEALGSNQAFQKLYLELAELAISTYKHVSRLRSARLVGLDLGNFYCALNEPHKAVGFFTDLLRELKAENWPALCSQTLLELSNCYRKMGDAMAYTKTCSAISCCPELETLVRSFYFDEFLKSLKSLKSALSAQPSLENANFCVLEDHFRILHIQVLNDKPIIQDEYVCVQLQFESLYPRDVLVDEIKLSFERYVTPLPTQQNVASVGPNKSVVANKENRLKFSLLLDRKQDNTLACASVACDIPKPKQPVRRTSSTKRKLSPSVQSDFTNFVAAENIVIHPGLEMVELKTKGTRVGQWEFKQLCIRMSQLEFLSEQLPVKCSPFEITTKPATAVLNFKTLIAGIEQPIRLHVSGGSFIFPPDAKITLKCSKNLRIRMQNQTIEDDSDTNKENPDEDATFESNLNVPLMNFKSFEERDIPLEVLTDMPGRKLTKHLEHHITLSCPWSRNELQIPIEFQPAIEASCHLHTCGTQKFLQVIVRGLEAHLYLTEARVRCDVPGVRLIDLNPPTQQRIEIYKSLTVYFLYEIQVEPLNAEVEFPVIKVHFVTKYSSVEKPYLLRNFGCAFDLVDYVTLFKVQAQLEPNELCRLKSVCNLNIKITKIHENPFVDLMYEVLTDQNSWAVCGRSSGVISMKDVESHSICLDVMPLCTGFLPMPSIRLSKYTAGGKSKTDTHSKVHPFPPGQLYNSTKSIQIHVIATAGEQ from the exons ATGAATTTTAAGCCCACAATAACAT ATACGGGTGCTGCTCCATTATTTCGTTCATTGGAGTCACAAATATCAAATGCTATACCACTGGATACTTGTGAATGGCGTCGCACTTTACATCGACCCACAAAACACGTACGCTTAGATGCTCAATTTCATCCACTCAATGAAAAGATTTTGGAAAAGTATAAAAATGGTGAATGGAGTATAGTTGAACATCCGATACTGCACATTTATGTGACGgaatgtaat gatTTGGATAGTTATAAGAAGACTACACATGAAGAAATCGATAATTGGTTAAAAGTATTGACTAGTTATGATGTTTCCGATTGGATGATTTTATTGGTGGAAACTATAGAtgtaagaaaaactaaaaacttatTGCAAAGAACTACGGTTCTGGATAAAATACGTTTAGATTTTGGTGCCAAAAATGATGATCGTTGCATTTCTGTATTGAATCCTGCGAAATTTGAACAAAAGTCAACGGAAAGCTTTCGCTGTCTAGTGCAGAGGATAAG ATTCCTTATGCTCACCAGTTATAATCGCAATATTGGCAAATATGAGGAGCTAATACGTTCGAAGCGTGAAAAACGAAATCATGATGGTTGGGATTTTcgtcaatatttttttctgcagGAAGATTTAGCCTTGGTCTTTGAAAATCTCGAACTATATACCGAAGCATTAATACAATACGACGAACTAGATGCCATATTTTCACAGTTCATAACAAATTCTAGTTttggtgaaaaacaaaaatggttGGAATATTTTCGTCGACCCTTAACCTCATTTCATGGCATATGCCTGCGACGTAAAGATCGCTTCGAGTGGCGAGAAAAAATTAGAAGCGATGGGGTGTCATTGCTGGAATTTCGAAATTATCTTTTTGAGAGACAGGCATATTTGTTGCAGCAAAGTAATGACACACCCTGTATAGCTAAGAGATTATTGGGATTTTTGTTTTCTACTTTAAGAGAAGTCGAACTGATTAAGTTGGAATGCCAAGAGGGCGCCTTGGCATGCTGGGAGTTTGTGTGTGCTTTAGAGGTGTTGCAAGTGTGTGAATTGTCCATGGAACCGCAAGAAGTGACATGCTTTCAACACTGTGCTCCTATATGGAATTTAGCTAAAGATAAGCTGTATGAATTGGGCAAACTGTGTGGTTTATTGCCGGGTTGTACTCCCACTTCGGCTCAACTGCACATTGTAGTACAACTTTCAGCGGGTATTGGGGATACGCCTATGGATcagcaacaatttttaaatcccACACCCCAGCAAAGAGAACGATCCCCAGCCAGAAGGCCTCGCAAATCGGCACCAGAACAACTAAAAGAGGCTTTGGGTTCAAATCAAGCTTTCCAGAAACTCTACTTAGAATTGGCTGAATTAGCTATCAGCACTTATAAACATGTATCACGTTTGAGATCAGCTCGTTTGGTGGGTTTGGATTTAGGTAATTTCTATTGTGCCCTAAATGAGCCTCATAAGGCGGTGGGATTTTTTACAGATCTTTTAAGAGAACTTAAAGCTGAAAATTGGCCTGCTCTCTGCTCTCAGACTCTATTGGAGTTATCGAATTGTTATCGCAAAATGGGTGATGCCATGGCTTACACAAAGACCTGTAGCGCCATTTCGTGTTGTCCTGAGTTGGAAACTCTAGTAAGATCATTTTATTTTGATGAATTTCTAAAATCCCTAAAATCGCTTAAATCGGCACTGTCTGCTCAACCTTCTTTGGAAAATGCCAATTTTTGTGTATTGGAAGATCACTTTCGTATTCTTCACATACAAGTGCTCAACGATAAACCCATTATACAGGACGAATATGTTTGTGTTCAGTTGCAGTTCGAAAGTCTGTATCCCCGGGATGTGCTAGTAGATGAGATTAAACTATCGTTTGAACGTTACGTGACACCCCTGCCCACTCAACAGAACGTGGCCAGTGTGGGCCCAAACAAATCAGTGGTAGCTAATAAAGAGAAtcgtttgaaattttctttacttttggaTCGTAAACAAGATAATACTCTAGCGTGTGCTTCGGTGGCCTGTGATATACCGAAACCTAAGCAGCCAGTACGGCGTACTAGTAGCACTAAGCGTAAACTATCACCAAGTGTTCAATCGGACTTTACAAATTTTGTAGCGGCCGAAAATATAGTCATACATCCTGGCCTCGAAATGGTGGAGCTGAAGACTAAAGGTACACGAGTTGGTCAGTGGGAATTTAAGCAG CTTTGCATACGCATGTCACAATTAGAATTTCTTTCCGAACAACTGCCAGTTAAATGTTCACCCTTTGAGATTACAACAAAGCCAGCTACAGcggttttaaatttcaaaactttaatcGCTGGCATTGAACAACCCATACGTCTTCATGTCTCCGGTGGCAGTTTCATATTTCCACCAGATgccaaaataacattaaaatgttCCAAAAATCTACGCATTCGTATGCAAAATCAAACTATAGAAGATGATTCCGACACCAATAAAGAGAATCCCGATGAAGATGCCACATTTGAGAGTAATTTAAATGTGCCGCTGATGAATTTCAAATCGTTTGAGGAACGTGATATACCATTGGAAGTGTTGACGGATATGCCGGGACGCAAATTGACCAAACACCTAGAACATCACATTACATTGAGTTGCCCCTGGTCACGCAATGAACTACAGATACCCATTGAATTCCAACCGGCCATAGAGGCATCATGCCACTTGCACACCTGTGGTACGCAAAAGTTTTTGCAAGTGATTGTTCGGGGTTTAGAGGCGCATCTGTACTTGACCGAGGCACGGGTGCGTTGTGATGTGCCAGGTGTACGTTTGATCGATTTGAATCCTCCAACACAACAGAGAATT GAAATCTATAAATCTTTAACGGTTTATTTCCTGTATGAAATCCAAGTGGAGCCCTTAAATGCTGAAGTAGAATTTCCCGTCATCAAAGTGCATTTTGTTACCAAGTACTCCAGCGTAGAGAAACCTTATTTACTGCGCAATTTTGGTTGTGCCTTCGATTTGGTCGATTATGTTACCTTGTTTAAGGTTCAGGCTCAACTGGAACCCAATGAGTTGTGTCGTCTGAAGTCTGTGtgcaatttaaatataaaaattacaaaaatccaTGAAAATCCATTTGTCGATCTAATGTATGAGGTATTGACAGATCAAAATTCCTGGGCTGTTTGCGGTAGATCATCCG GTGTCATTTCCATGAAGGACGTTGAAAGTCATTCCATTTGTTTGGACGTCATGCCCCTGTGTACCGGTTTCTTACCTATGCCTAGCATacgtttatcaaaatatacCGCTGGCGGTAAAAGCAAAACCGATACTCACTCCAAAGTTCATCCGTTTCCACCCGGCCAGTTATATAATTCTacgaaatcaattcaaatacatGTTATAGCCACCGCAGGCGAAcaataa
- the LOC135948955 gene encoding thialysine N-epsilon-acetyltransferase-like — protein sequence MTTKKQFHFRKAEINDIKIVKDMIQELANLHDGIGKSNQTEEDLLRDSGLTGSRECCHIYVLEIIEENQTTIIGYAICFFGYSTWQGRTYFLEDIYVRPAYRGIGAGARIFCEVAAKANEFKCKRLDFHVLASNPATKFYKKLGAIDLTESEEWHYYRLNNEKIEKLIQQLKDQ from the exons ATGACAACAAAGAAGCAATTTCATTTTCGGAAAGCTGAAATAAATGATATTAAAATAGTGAAAGATATGATTCAG GAACTGGCAAATTTACATGATGGAATTGGTAAATCAAACCAAACTGAAGAAG aTCTTTTACGGGATTCTGGACTCACTGGTAGTCGTGAATGTTGTCACAtttatgttttggaaataattgaAGAAAATCAAAC CACTATTATTGGCTATGCCATATGTTTCTTTGGCTACTCAACCTGGCAAGGTAGAACATACTTCCTTGAAGATATTTATGTTCGTCCAGCCTATCGTGGCATTGGTGCAGGTGCACGAATATTCTGCGAAGTTGCGGCCAAAGCTAATGAATTTAAATGCAAACGTTTAGATTTTCATGTTTTAGCGTCCAATCCCGCCACGAAATTCTATAAGAAATTAGGTGCCATCGATTTAACCGAATCTGAGGAATGGCATTATTATCGTTTAAATAatgagaaaatcgaaaaattaatACAACAGTTGAAGGATCAATAA